In a genomic window of Quercus lobata isolate SW786 chromosome 4, ValleyOak3.0 Primary Assembly, whole genome shotgun sequence:
- the LOC115986944 gene encoding probable serine/threonine-protein kinase At1g01540, translating to MSVYDAAFVDTELSKPTSIFGLRLWVVIGILVGSLIVLALFMLSLCITSRRHRHRHTKPTSTVDPTTPPISKEIQEIVAHPAPPSEIQIEIGKVEHRVVVVSSGETETTASSLGNSGNMVGPEVSHLGWGRWYTLRELEAATNGLREENVIGEGGYGIVYSGLLNDGTRVAVKNLLNNRGQAEKEFKVEVEAIGRVRHKNLVRLLGYCAEGAYRMLVYEYVDNGNLDQWLHGDVGEVSPLTWEIRLNIILGTAKGLAYLHEGLEPKVVHRDVKASNILIDRQWNPKVSDFGLAKLLCSERSYVTTRVMGTFGYVAPEYACTGMLNEKSDVYSFGILIMEIISGRSPVDYNRPQGEVHLVEWLKTMVGNRKSEEVVDPKLPEMPASKALKRVLLVALRCVDPDAKKRPKIGHVIHMLEADDLLFREERKIGTDSSRSHHDFQPENNAVSKLGHRQLVEGTSDESEGDSGRKHHQPTRWR from the exons atgtcagtaTACGATGCAGCATTTGTGGACACAGAACTATCAAAACCAACCTCAATCTTCGGCCTGAGACTATGGGTAGTCATAGGAATCTTAGTCGGTTCACTCATCGTCTTAGCTCTCTTCATGCTCTCTCTCTGCATCACCTCTCgccgccaccgccaccgccacaCCAAACCCACTTCCACCGTTGACCCAACAACTCCACCAATCTCCAAAGAAATCCAGGAAATCGTGGCCCACCCAGCTCCGCCTTCCGAGATCCAAATCGAGATCGGGAAGGTGGAACACCGGGTCGTCGTGGTGTCGAGCGGCGAGACTGAAACGACGGCGTCTTCGTTGGGGAACAGTGGGAACATGGTGGGGCCCGAGGTTTCGCACTTGGGTTGGGGAAGATGGTACACACTCAGAGAGCTTGAGGCTGCAACCAATGGGTTGCGTGAAGAGAACGTTATTGGTGAAGGTGGCTATGGGATTGTGTATTCTGGACTTTTGAATGACGGTACTAGAGTCGCCGTTAAAAACCTCTTGAATAACAG GGGTCAAGCTGAGAAGGAATTTAAAGTGGAGGTGGAAGCAATTGGGCGGGTGCGACACAAAAATCTTGTAAGATTACTTGGATACTGTGCTGAGGGTGCATACAG GATGCTTGTGTACGAGTATGTTGACAATGGCAATCTGGACCAATGGCTTCATGGGGATGTTGGGGAAGTCAGCCCTCTAACATGGGAGATCCGTTTGAACATTATATTAGGAACAGCAAAAGG ATTGGCCTATCTTCACGAGGGTCTTGAACCAAAGGTTGTCCATCGAGATGTAAAAGCTAGCAACATACTAATCGATCGCCAGTGGAACCCTAAGGTATCTGATTTTGGGCTTGCTAAGCTCTTGTGTTCCGAGAGGAGTTATGTGACAACTCGCGTGATGGGGACTTTTGG TTATGTTGCACCCGAGTATGCTTGCACGGGAATGCTGAATGAGAAGAGTGACGTTTACAGCTTTGGAATACTTATCATGGAGATAATTTCTGGGAGAAGCCCTGTTGATTATAATCGACCACAAGGAGAG GTACATTTGGTAGAATGGTTGAAAACCATGGTTGGAAACCGAAAATCTGAGGAAGTAGTTGATCCCAAGCTGCCAGAGATGCCTGCTTCAAAGGCACTTAAACGTGTTCTGCTAGTTGCTCTTCGATGTGTTGATCCCGATGCAAAAAAGAGGCCAAAAATTGGACATGTGATCCACATGCTTGAAGCAGATGACTTACTATTTAGAgaa GAACGCAAGATTGGGACAGATTCTTCCCGTTCACATCATGATTTTCAACCAGAGAATAATGCTGTTTCAAAATTAGGCCATAGACAACTTGTTGAAGGGACTTCTGATGAAAGTGAAGGTGATAGTGGTAGGAAGCATCATCAGCCAACTAGGTGGAGATAA
- the LOC115987294 gene encoding CAAX prenyl protease 1 homolog produces the protein MAFPYMEAVVGFMILMYIFETYLDKRQHAALKLPTLPKPLEGLISQEKFEKSRAYSLDKSHFHFVHEFVTILMDSAILFYGVLPWFWKKSGEFVVLVGLNAENEILHTLAFLAGVMIWSQITDLPFSLYSTFVIEARHGFNKQTIWLFFRDLFKGICLAVILGPPIVSAIIFIVQKGGPYLAIYLWGFMFVLSIVMMTVYPILIAPLFNKFTPLPEGVLRHKIEELASSLKFPLKKLFVVDGSTRSSHSNAYMYGFFKNKRIVLYDTLIQQCKNDEEIVAVIAHELGHWKLNHTMYSFIAVQILTFLQFGGYTLVRNSSDLFRSFGFDTQPVLIGLIIFQHTVIPLQHLVSFALNLVSRSFEFQADGFAKKLGYSSSLRAGLVKLQEENLSAMNTDPWYSAYHYSHPPLVERLAALDEQDKKED, from the exons ATGGCGTTTCCGTATATGGAAGCTGTCGTTG GTTTCATGATATTAATGTATATCTTTGAAACTTATTTGGATAAGCGACAGCATGCTGCCCTCAAACTGCCAACCCTCCCAAAACCTTTGGAAGGATTGATCAGCCAAGAGAAATTTGAGAAATCTCGAGCTTATAGTCTTGATAAAAG CCACTTCCATTTTGTTCATGAGTTTGTGACCATACTGATGGACTCTGCAATTTTGTTCTATGGAGTTTTACCTTGGTTTTGGAAG AAATCGGGGGAATTTGTGGTGCTAGTTGGCCTCAATGCAGAGAATGAGATACTACACACCCTTGCATTTTTGGCTGGTGTTATGATTTGGTCACAG ATTACTGATTTGCCATTTTCTCTGTACTCAACTTTTGTGATTGAGGCCCGCCATGGTTTCAACAAA CAAACAATATGGTTATTCTTTAGGGACTTATTCAAAGGAATTTGCCTTGCTGTTATACTTGGCCCACCTATTGTTTCTGCTATCATTTTCATAGTACAG AAAGGAGGTCCTTACCTAGCAATCTATCTTTGGGGATTTATGTTTGTTCTGTCCATTGTGATGATGACAGTCTACCCTATTCTAATAGCCCCATTATTCAACAAATTCACCCCT CTCCCAGAAGGGGTGCTCAGGCACAAAATTGAAGAGCTTGCTTCCTCCCTCAAGTTTCCATTGAAGAAGTTGTTTGTTGTTGATGGATCCACAAGGTCAAGTCATAGCAAT GCCTATATGTATGGATTCTTCAAAAACAAGCGAATTGTTCTTTATGACACATTGATTCAGCAG tGCAAAAATGATGAGGAAATTGTAGCTGTTATTGCTCATGAGTTGGGGCATTGGAAACTTAACCATACGATGTACTCATTTATTGCTGTGCAG ATTCTTACATTTCTGCAATTTGGAGGATATACCCTTGTAAGAAACTCAAGTGATTTGTTTCGAAGTTTTGGGTTTGATACACAGCCTGTGCTCATTGGTCTCATCATATTCCAG CACACGGTAATACCTCTCCAGCACCTAGTAAGCTTTGCTCTAAATCTTGTGAGCCGATCTTTTGAGTTTCAG GCTGATGGCTTTGCTAAGAAGCTTGGTTATTCTTCTTCACTTCGAGCTGGTCTTGTGAAACTGCAG GAAGAAAATTTGTCAGCTATGAATACTGATCCTTGGTACTCAGCTTATCACTATTCACATCCTCCCCTTGTTGAAAGATTGGCTGCACTTGATGAACAAGATAAGAAAGAAGACTGA